A window of Perognathus longimembris pacificus isolate PPM17 chromosome 6, ASM2315922v1, whole genome shotgun sequence contains these coding sequences:
- the Rrp36 gene encoding LOW QUALITY PROTEIN: ribosomal RNA processing protein 36 homolog (The sequence of the model RefSeq protein was modified relative to this genomic sequence to represent the inferred CDS: deleted 1 base in 1 codon) has protein sequence MPRAASRAGPRARGAREDGDEVRSPELGAGSRDLPRAEDTVGGTSDLSFEELLELQNQVGTKAYKQSVARKSTAKQGSRQSSCVADKHKPLEMSAKVRVPYLRQVVPISKKVARDPRFDDLSGEYNAEVFDKTYQFLDEIRAKEKQLVKKQLKRHRSGEQHEKLQQLLQRMEQQEMAQQERRRAAGFPLSPEAEERRALAQQGHRPYFMKKSEQRQLALAEKFKELKRSKKLESFLSRKRRRNAGKDKRYLPLSKE, from the exons ATGCCGCGGGCCGCTTCTCGTGCGGGGCCCCGGGCCCGTGGGGCCCGGGAGGATGGGGACGAAGTCAGGAGCCCGGAGCTCGGGGCTGGGTCCCGCGACCTGCCGAGGGCTGAGGACACGGTTGGAG GCACATCGGACTTGTCATTTGAGGAGCTGTTGGAATTGCAGAACCAAGTGGGAACCAAGGCATACAAACAATCGGTAGCTAGGAAGAGCACTGCGAAGCAAGGTTCTAGACAATCTTCATGTGTTGCAGATAAGCACAA GCCTCTGGAAATGTCAGCCAAGGTCCGAGTGCCATACTTACGCCAGGTTGTCCCCATCAGTAAGaag GTGGCCCGAGACCCTCGCTTTGATGATCTGTCAGGGGAATATAATGCTGAGGTGTTTGAT AAAACATATCAATTCTTGGATGAAATTCGAGCCAAGGAGAAACAG CTGGTGAAAAAGCAGTTGAAGAGGCACCGTTCCGGGGAGCAGCATGAGAAACTGCAGCAGCTGCTTCAGCGGATG GAGCAACAAGAAATGGCACAGCAGGAACGCAGGCGGGCGGCAGGCTTTCCACTTAGCCCAGAAGCAGAGGAGCGGCGCGCTCTGGCCCAGCAGGGCCATCGGCCATACTTCATGAAGAAAT CTGAGCAGCGCCAATTGGCCCTGGCTGAGAAGTTCAAGGAGCTGAAACGCAGCAAGAAGTTGGAGAGTTTCTTGAGTCGAAAGAGGCGTCGAAACGCaggcaaagacaagagatatcTCCCTTTGAGCAAAGAGTAA
- the Klhdc3 gene encoding LOW QUALITY PROTEIN: kelch domain-containing protein 3 (The sequence of the model RefSeq protein was modified relative to this genomic sequence to represent the inferred CDS: inserted 1 base in 1 codon), translating to MLRWTVHLEGGPRRVNHAAVAVGHRVYSFGGYCSGEDYETLRQIDVHIFNAVSLRWTKLPPVRPAVRGQAPVVPYMRYGHSTVLIDDTVFLWGGRNDTEGACNVLYAFDVNTHKWSTPRVSGTVPGARDGHSACVLGKIMYIFGGYEQLADCFSNDIHKLDTGTMTWTLVCTKGNPARWRDFHSATMLDNRMYVFGGRADRFGPFHSNNEIYCNRIRVFDTRTEAWLDCPHTPVLPEGRRSHSAFGYNGXLYIFGGYNARLNRHFHDLWKFNPVSFTWKKIEPKGKGPCSRRRQCCCIVGDKIVLFGGTSPSPEEGLGDEFDLIDHSDLHILDFSPSLKTLCKLAVIQYNLDQSCLPHDIRWELNAMTTNSNISRPIVSSHG from the exons ATGTTACGGTGGACAGTGCATCTGGAGGGCGGGCCACGCAGGGTGAACCATGCTGCGGTGGCCGTTGGGCACCGAGTGTACTCCTTCGGGGGCTACTGCTCCGGTGAAGACTACGAGACGCTGCGGCAGATAGATGTGCACATTTTCAACGCAG TGTCCTTGCGTTGGACAAAGCTGCCCCCAGTGAGGCCCGCTGTCCGTGGGCAGGCACCTGTGGTGCCCTACATGCGATATGGACACTCAACCGTCCTCATCGACGACACAGTCTTCCTCTGGGGTGGGCGGAACGACACGGAAGGGGCCTGCAATGTACTCTATGCCTTTGACGTCA ATACTCACAAGTGGTCCACTCCGCGAGTGTCGGGAACCGTCCCTGGGGCCAGGGATGGGCATTCAGCTTGTGTCCTGGGCAAGATCATGTACATTTTCGGGGGCTATGAGCAGCTG GCGGACTGCTTTTCCAATGACATCCACAAGCTGGACACGGGAACCATGACGTGGACCCTTGTGTGTACAAAG GGCAACCCTGCACGCTGGAGGGACTTCCACTCCGCCACGATGCTGGACAATCGCATGTATGTCTTTGGGGGACGTGCAGACCGCTTCGGGCCATTCCATTCCAACAATGAGATTTACTGCAACCGTATTCGCGTCTTTGACACCAGAACCGAGGCGTGGCTGGACTGCCCCCACACTCCAGTGCTGCCCGAGGGCCGCCGGAGCCACTCTGCCT TTGGCTACAACG AGCTGTACATCTTCGGTGGTTATAACGCACGGCTGAACCGGCACTTCCATGACCTCTGGAAGTTTAACCCTG TGTCCTTTACCTGGAAAAAGATTGAACCGAAGGGGAAGGGGCCATGTTCCCGCCGGCGCCAATGCTGTTGTATTGTTGGTGACAAGATTGTCCTCTTTGGGGGTACCAG CCCATCTCCTGAGGAAGGCCTCGGAGATGAATTTGACCTCATAGATCATTCTGACTTACACATTTTGGACTTTA GCCCTAGTCTGAAGACTCTGTGCAAACTGGCCGTAATTCAGTATAACCTGGATCAGTCTTGTTTGCCTCATGACATCAG GTGGGAGCTGAATGCCATGACCACCAATAGCAATATCAGTCGCCCCATCGTCTCCTCCCATGGGTAG
- the Mea1 gene encoding male-enhanced antigen 1: MAAVVLGGDTMGPERIFPNQTEDLGPHQGPTEGTGDWSGEEPEEEPEETGAGPAGYSYQPLNQDPEQEVELAPVGDGEDVVADIQDRIQALGLHLPDPPLESEDEDEEGATALSSHSSIPMDPEHVELVKRTMAGVSLPAPGVPAWAREISDAQWEDVVQKALQARQASPAWK, encoded by the exons ATGGCAGCAGTAGTTCTTGGGGGAGACACCATGGGCCCTGAGCGTATCTTCCCCAATCAGACAGAGGACCTGGGGCCACATCAGGGCCCTACGGAAGGCACCGGGGACTGGAGCGGGGAAGAACCCGAGGAAGAACCGGAGGAGACCGGGGCAGGTCCTGCCGGCTACTCCTACCAGCCCCTAAACCAAGACCCTGAGCAAGAGGTGGAGTTGGCTCCCGTGGGTGATGGAGAAGACGTAGTGGCCGACATCCAGGATCGGATCCAG GCCCTGGGGCTGCACTTGCCAGATCCACCATTAGAgagtgaggatgaagatgaggagggaGCGACAGCACTgagcagccacagctccattcccatgGACCCAG AACACGTAGAGCTGGTGAAAAGGACGATGGCTGGAgtaagcctgcctgcaccaggagttcctgcctgggctcgggAGATATCGGATGCCCAGTGGGAGGATGTGGTACAGAAAGCCCTCCAAGCCCGGCAGGCGTCTCCTGCCTGGAAGTGA